From a single Solenopsis invicta isolate M01_SB chromosome 6, UNIL_Sinv_3.0, whole genome shotgun sequence genomic region:
- the LOC105193742 gene encoding CCHC-type zinc finger protein CG3800 — protein sequence MSSSACYKCNRMGHFARECPQGGGGGRGDRGRDRDGGFGRGREKCFKCNQFGHFARECKEDQDLCYRCNGVGHIAKDCQQGPELSCYNCNKTGHMARSCPEGGNDSGRFAMQSCYNCNKTGHIARNCTEGGGKTCYICGKTGHISRECDQDDRK from the exons ATGAGTTCAAGCGCGTGTTACAAATGTAACCGTATGGGCCACTTTGCAAGGGAGTGCCCACAAGGCGGTGGCGGAGGCAGGGGAGATCGCGGACGTGACAGGGACGGCGGCTTTGGACGAGGCCGAGAGAAGTGCTTCAAATGCAACCAATTTGGACACTTTGCGCGCGAGTGCAAGGAGGATCAGGATCTTTGCTATCGCTGTAATGGTGTTGGCCACATTGCGAAAGACTGTCAGCAG GGACCGGAGTTGAGTTGTTACAATTGCAACAAGACTGGTCACATGGCGCGCAGCTGCCCGGAGGGCGGCAATGATTCCGGCCGCTTTGCGATGCAGAGCTGCTATAACTGCAACAAGACGGGCCACATCGCTCGCAACTGCACCGAGGGCGGTGGCAAGACTTGCTACATTTGCGGCAAGACTGGTCACATAAGCCGTGAATGCGATCAGGACGACAGGAAGTAG